One Halocalculus aciditolerans DNA segment encodes these proteins:
- a CDS encoding ZIP family metal transporter, whose product MVAEWFTQFFGTDPIVHGLVGGLIIALMNLFGASLVFVWRNPSERALDGALGFAAGVMLAASFTSLIIPGIETYSNGNPMPVLVGVALGALFLDQSDRFIPHAHYLLSGRKRSDAANPSVDLPVSEEKLAGVLLFIFAITIHNMPEGLAVGVGFGSGNLEQAIPLMLAIGIQNIPEGLAVSVAAINAGLDRRSYAVFTGIRAGVVEIPLAVLGAYAVQSVSALLPYAMGFAAGAMLFVISDEIVPETHAKGYERIATLGTIAGVIVMLYLDIALA is encoded by the coding sequence GTGGTAGCGGAGTGGTTCACCCAATTCTTCGGCACGGACCCGATCGTACACGGGTTGGTCGGCGGGCTGATCATCGCCTTGATGAACCTCTTCGGCGCGTCTCTCGTGTTCGTCTGGCGGAACCCCTCGGAGCGGGCGCTCGACGGCGCGCTCGGGTTCGCCGCCGGCGTGATGCTCGCCGCGAGCTTCACCAGCCTCATCATCCCCGGCATCGAGACGTACTCGAACGGGAACCCCATGCCGGTGCTCGTCGGGGTCGCGCTCGGCGCGCTCTTCCTCGACCAGTCCGACCGCTTCATCCCGCACGCCCACTACCTCCTGTCGGGGCGGAAACGCTCGGACGCCGCGAACCCGAGCGTGGACCTCCCCGTCTCGGAGGAGAAACTCGCGGGCGTCCTCCTGTTCATCTTCGCCATCACCATCCACAACATGCCGGAGGGCCTCGCCGTCGGCGTCGGCTTCGGCAGCGGGAACCTCGAACAGGCGATTCCGCTGATGCTCGCCATCGGCATCCAGAACATCCCCGAAGGCCTCGCCGTCTCCGTCGCCGCGATAAACGCCGGCCTCGACCGGCGGTCCTACGCGGTCTTCACGGGCATCCGCGCGGGCGTCGTCGAGATTCCGCTCGCCGTTCTCGGCGCGTACGCCGTCCAGTCGGTGTCCGCGCTCCTCCCGTACGCGATGGGGTTCGCCGCCGGGGCGATGCTCTTCGTCATCAGCGACGAAATCGTCCCCGAGACCCACGCGAAAGGCTACGAGCGCATCGCGACGCTCGGCACCATCGCCGGCGTCATCGT